TCTTAGTAGTTGTGAACAGAGATGTTCTGTGATAATATGGATTTAACTAAGATCTATttacaaaaatttgaaatatactAAGAGAAATAAGTGATACATGTACTAATAGGTTTTAAAGATCTAATTTTGAAAGGAAGActtaaatctcaaaacaaaaaaatgaagaatattcttttcaagtaaaacaaaaaaaaattctatagaaGACACTGGAACCTGAAAATAATTATCTTGGTAGGAATTGTTAATTTTTAGTTATAGACTAGGACTTTACACTGTCAGATATgtactaagaaaaataaacctgCTCCATGTTATTGCAATAAAAAGCAGTATGTTTAAGTGCTTcaagtttttatttgatttaattgACAGTTTTCTTAAAGTGAAGCTTCTGCAAAATATCCATTTTGTCTTAAAGGTATTTGCTTCATTTTACTGTGCTACAGGCCAGTTATTTACAGTAATTCTAGCTTCACATTACATAGATTACTGTATTCAATAAGGTTCTCATAAGAGGTAACAACACATCAGCCAAGAACACAACACTATTTAGTAAATGGCATTTACCACAACTGAGGAATTATGAACGAAGTCACAATAGGGTTGAGAAAATACCATTTGAACTTACTTTACTCAAATTATGAAAAATGTCTATATGCATGCTAGTAccattgttaaaaatatttttggtttcCTCCAGAAGAtgttcaagaaataaaaacatgagaaaCTCAACATGTGTACCAGAATTCCATTTCATTCAACTCTCTGAGGATCCAGACATCCAGACTGTCCTCTTAGGCCTTTTGTTGTCTATGTATATCTTGGCCCTGTTTGGAAACCTGCTCATCATCCTGACAGTAAGCTCTGactcccatctccacacacccatgtacttcttcctctccaaccTGTCCATAGTTGATATTTGTTTCATCTCCACCACAGTTCCAAGGGTGATTGTGGACATCCAAAGTCACTGCCAAGTCATCTCCTATGTGGGCTGCCTGACTCAGATGTCAATGTTCATAATATTTGCATGTATGGATAGCATGCTTCTGTCTGTGATGGCATATGACCGGTTTGTGGCCATCTGCCATCCCCTGTACTACCAGGTCATTATGAATCCCACTCGCTGTTGGGTGTTGCTTCTAGGTTCTTTTCTCCTTAGCTTTGCAGATTTGCAGTGTCACTATGTGGCAATATTCAATTCTTCCAACTGTGAGGATTTTATTGAAATTTACAACTTCTTCTGTGACCCTTCTGAAGTCCTTAAACTTGCCCATTTTGATACTGTCACCAATACCATAGTCAGATTCAGTATAGGCACTCTCTTTGGATTAATTCCTATTTCAGGAATTGTTTTCTCTTACTTTAAAATAGTTTCCTCCATCATAAGATCACCATCATCAAGTGGGAAGCACAAAaccttctccacctgtgggtctcaTTTGTCTGTTGTTTGCCTGTTTTATGGAACAGGACTAGGAGTGTACTTCAGCTCCTCATGGTCACATAATCCAAGAAGCAATGCAGTGGCCTCAGTGATGTACACTGTGGTCACACCTATGTTGAATCCCTCCATCTACAGCCTGCGGAACAAGGATATTAAAACTGCCTTAAGGAAGATTCTTAGCAGAGCATTATAATCACTGACATTCTTtataaatttacacacacacacacacacacacacacacacacacacacacacacgcgcacacacatacatgcacaaacagtACATGTAAATCCCAGTTATTGACTCACGCATTATTACTAAATGATACTTCACAATATTGCATGATAAAATGGTGGTCATTGAGGTTGTATTATGGTGGATGGGTAGTTTTAGAAATGCACAAAATTGAAGTTGGAGAGATGAAACTTTTCTATCGACGAATGGTGCACATTATTGAACAACACCTTACAGTATGAATGAGAGCAACACCTAAATGCTGCTCATAAGTCAATTTAAAGTGGCTAGTCTACTGAGATTGTGTTTTAGAAATGACAGATAACCAGTCTTGTCAACCAAGCTGCCTTGAACAGGCCATGCACGAGGAAGATATAAATAGACTTGCTAATGTGCAAAGGGAAAGCTCAGTATGCCTCATCATTAGATATCCTAGACTTGCAGGTTTCTCGTGGATTTCCTCTCCCATTGATCCTGAGGATTGCTTCAGACAATGATCAATGGTGGATGTTAGATATGAGCCCCTCTCCCTGGCCCTCTATCTCCCAGAAATCAAGATACACTCTCCTGTAGTCTGTCCTCTATAAAGACAACCCAGCTTTGAGTACTCAGACtgggatgggtgggtaggtggatgagGTGAGAGCAATCCACTTCCCCCTCTAACAATAGCAAGATAAATTCATGATCCTACTCAGTACCTGaatcttccatttccctttgcatgctggttagtttttccCAAATAGAGTCAACATGAAGAAGGAGCATCCATTGAGGAAGAACTTCCATTAGAATTGTCTGTAAGCATGTCTATGTGACATTTTCTTGAGTGATGATTGATGTTGGAGGACACAGCCCACTTCGGGCACTgctacccttgggcaggtggttcttGGAGGTATAAGAAAGGTACTTGAAAAAGAGCTTAGAAACAAGGCAGTAAGTAGCTTTCTTCCATGGCCTCCACTTCTGTTTGAGTTCTGACACCAGCTTCCCTCAATGGtggactgtgattgggatgtatacatcaaataaactgtttcctacccaagttgcttttggtcatggcatttatcacagcTGTAGAAAGCACTAGGACACATGTACAGTGTGTCTGACCAATGAAATGGTGAGGGACTTCCTACCCCCAGACAAACTATTCAAGTAATAAACATTTGTTCTGTAGGATGTTTCTGAGGGCCACTGAGGGGCCTATCTTTCCCTTTTAGAACTCACATCATGCTGTACAAGGCAGGTAACTTTCCTGCTCTCCCACATCAAGCTCTCTACCTTCACAGCCCCACCATGCTTCCTCTGGTGTGAGGTCCTTTGAATGCACTCCCACTTCAAGGTCTGATCATGTCTCCTTCACACTATGGTCACATGACTATCTCCTAATGGGGCAAACTTGTTTCAGCTCCTTTGTTGAACCTGCTGCCCTGACATCCTGGTCTCTGATTTATAACAGTGAAGGACTGGGAAGATACCATTTTCCAATTTATGAACTGGGATTTGTGGCTGTGTGGAATTGTCTCCAGCTGATTTCCTGTGAAGGAGTTTGCCTTCCTCCACAATGAGACAAGTGAGAGCCTAACCTGGGGATGCACTGATGGGGTTGTTTGGAGTCCACAGATGTTAACTCTGACTGAATTTGTTGTTAATGTATGGTTACTCTATTTAGAGAGATAGCCTTGGATGAATAAATGtacttaaaatggaaaatttataaaagtaaaataaaattgtgaatTTAACAGATGATTCAATGGCATTTGTTCTTAATGTATTGATCCTGGTCTTAGTCAACTAATTTCCTGATCATTGGATATCACAAATGTTACCAGAGGGAATGTGCCCTCTGAAAATTATATGTACACTTGAATGTAATACTATATAATAAACAGTATGTCTTTTAATTCACACCAGTATTTTGAATAACATTTGTGAAGGCTTTTCTGTCATAACCATGGTCagtgaaacaaattaaaataggattttaatcttctcttcctcctttctctcatcatttTCATCTTCAAGTAGAGCTTGTTAACTgatttagaaataaaatcattacaatttttttaaactttttctttttgtgtttttgaaataggatttctttgtgtaacagccctggctgtcacagaactcactttgtagatgaggctggccctgaactctgcatctgcttccatcatcagtcattgaagaaaagctctgtgatgacagggtattagTCACTGCTCTGAAATCTGGGGCAAGTtagttcagttcaggtaccctctccactattgctagtagtctaggctggggtcatccttggggattcctggcaacttccctagcactgggtttttctctatccccatgatatctctctatcatggtatctctttcattgatttcccactccatccctgttccagcttgaccaccccattcccttatgttctcatcccctatccctcACCCTCCATtgccagtttactcatggagatctcatctatttccccttctcagagcagtccatgcatccctctttggttcttccctgttagttagcttctctggagttgtgggttattGCCTgattactgtagctagagttttcctgccttgcccacagtcaggacaaatccctgccagtcccacagacactcagacccaaccatgtaaacacagagacttttattgcttagaaactgtatggccgtggcaggcttcttgctaactgttcttatatcttaaattaatccgtttccataaatctataccttgccacgtagctcgtggcttactggggtcttcacatgctgcttgtcatggaggtggctggcaatgaccttctgccttcctgttctttcttttctgttagtcccgcctatccttcctgcgtagccactggccaatcagcgttttatttattgaccaatcagagtaatttgacatacagaccatcccacagcagattacCCTTGGCTTTAaatctattatccacttatgagtgggtacataccatgtttgtcctctgagtctgcattacctcactcaggatattttctagttccatccatttgactgcaaatttcatgatgtcatcatttttctcttctgagtagtactccattgtgtatatgtaccacattttcttcatccattcttcatttgaggggcatctaggttgttttcagttcctggctattacaaataatgctgctatgaacatagttgaacatgtgtccttgtggtacgaCTGAGATTTTCTTGGGTATGTacccaagagtgttatagctgggtcttgaggtagattgattcccaattttctgagaaatcaccatactgatttccaaagtggctgtacaagtttgcactcacaccagcagtggaagagtgttccctttgctccacatcctctccaacataagctgttattagtgtttttgatcttagccattctgatagatgtatgatggtatctcagagttgttttgatctACGTCtctctgataattaaggatgccgagcaattccttaaatgtctattggtcatttgaaattttttgagaattctctgtttagctctatagcccatttttaaattgaattgtttgttattttgaggtctagtttcttgggttctttatacattttggagatcagccctctatcagatgtgggtttggtgaaaatcttttcccattctgtaggctgtcattttgtcttatttactgtgtccttcaggcagggcaacttagtgagactgtctcaaaataagtggTAAAAGTAGAAAAGACTGGGGATGTAGTTTTGTGTTAGTGCTTGCTTAGCATCTGTAAGACCCTAGGATTAATCCTCTGGTGCCACCTCCTCAACATTCTTAAGAACAAAAGACCAAATAAGTGTTTCTATGAAGATGCACAGTCCCGGGGACCCTGGCTCTTGGTGTGGAACCAACCAGCTTAGCTCTTTCCTACCAACTTCCCCAGCCTTCCTTCTAGCCCATCTCCATTTTTTTGTGCCAGCTCTGATCCCCACAAACACTTTCTGCCAGTGGTCTCCAGTGATTACACAGGGCTGGGACTCAGGTGGGCAATTTTCCCTGTCCTTCCTGTCCACCATTTCCATGTTCCCAGTCTCACAGTCCTGTTGCAGCCTGCTTACAGGAGCTCTTCCTCTCACCCTACCTCCTGGGGACTCTGCTACTTGCTGCAGAGTCAGCTAGGTCTTCCCTGCTGACCCTCTCAGGCgttctctcccaccccaccttcATTCCTTCTGGAGGGCCAT
The nucleotide sequence above comes from Peromyscus maniculatus bairdii isolate BWxNUB_F1_BW_parent chromosome 9, HU_Pman_BW_mat_3.1, whole genome shotgun sequence. Encoded proteins:
- the LOC102905790 gene encoding olfactory receptor 7E24-like; its protein translation is MRNSTCVPEFHFIQLSEDPDIQTVLLGLLLSMYILALFGNLLIILTVSSDSHLHTPMYFFLSNLSIVDICFISTTVPRVIVDIQSHCQVISYVGCLTQMSMFIIFACMDSMLLSVMAYDRFVAICHPLYYQVIMNPTRCWVLLLGSFLLSFADLQCHYVAIFNSSNCEDFIEIYNFFCDPSEVLKLAHFDTVTNTIVRFSIGTLFGLIPISGIVFSYFKIVSSIIRSPSSSGKHKTFSTCGSHLSVVCLFYGTGLGVYFSSSWSHNPRSNAVASVMYTVVTPMLNPSIYSLRNKDIKTALRKILSRAL